In Synergistota bacterium, a genomic segment contains:
- the yidD gene encoding membrane protein insertion efficiency factor YidD, whose protein sequence is MRKVILQLILIYRKFISPLYPPSCRFTPTCSAYAYEAIQRYGLIKGGYLALRRILKCHPFHPGGYDPVP, encoded by the coding sequence ATGAGGAAAGTCATTCTTCAACTTATTCTGATTTATAGAAAGTTTATCTCTCCTCTTTATCCCCCCTCCTGTCGTTTTACCCCTACATGTTCAGCGTATGCTTATGAGGCCATACAGAGATATGGTTTAATTAAGGGAGGATATCTTGCCTTAAGAAGGATATTGAAGTGTCATCCTTTTCATCCGGGGGGTTATGATCCGGTTCCGTAG
- a CDS encoding membrane protein insertase YidC, with product MQSALLFCYHLTGNSGLAIILLTVIIRLLLYPLTHKQLKSMQQMQRLQPRIKRLQEKYRNDKEKLNQELMRLYREEGVNPAAGCLPLLAQMPILILLFRVLMSYKFENPSFLWIKDLSKPDMILLALVGIETFVHQKITTSVEATPQAKMMTWFMPLFILFIAYSLPAGVLLYWLTSSLIGLVHQLYVMRKVKLSEPTKVKLYKEPPRKVKEGQKDGRVVGSGGKNFGGGKGKDSSGTRNE from the coding sequence ATGCAAAGCGCTTTGTTGTTCTGCTATCACCTTACGGGCAATTCAGGCTTGGCTATAATTCTTTTGACTGTAATAATAAGACTTCTGCTTTATCCTTTAACTCATAAGCAGTTGAAATCGATGCAGCAAATGCAAAGACTTCAGCCGAGGATAAAAAGGTTACAGGAAAAATATAGAAATGATAAGGAAAAGTTGAATCAGGAGCTTATGAGACTTTATAGGGAAGAAGGGGTTAATCCTGCAGCTGGCTGTCTGCCCCTTTTAGCTCAGATGCCCATTCTGATACTGCTCTTTAGGGTCCTTATGTCTTATAAGTTTGAAAACCCCTCTTTTCTCTGGATAAAAGATTTAAGCAAGCCAGACATGATACTTTTAGCCCTTGTTGGAATAGAAACTTTTGTTCATCAGAAAATAACTACTTCTGTTGAGGCAACCCCTCAAGCAAAGATGATGACATGGTTTATGCCTCTCTTTATTTTGTTTATAGCCTACAGCCTTCCTGCGGGAGTACTGCTTTATTGGCTAACATCAAGCCTCATTGGTTTAGTGCACCAGCTTTACGTTATGAGAAAGGTAAAGCTTTCTGAGCCTACAAAGGTGAAGCTTTATAAGGAACCGCCTCGTAAGGTGAAGGAGGGACAGAAGGATGGCAGAGTGGTTGGAAGCGGAGGGAAAAACTTTGGAGGAGGCAAAGGAAAAGATTCTTCGGGAACTCGGAATGAGTGA
- a CDS encoding KH domain-containing protein — protein sequence MEEAKEKILRELGMSEEEVEWEVLEEERRFLGLLGQKVKLRGRPKLAAHVVKAKSLLKELLRLMMVDVSVRVADGDMLIIEGKDAGLLIGRRGATLRALEEWLNMAVSKEFYPKRVEVDAGGYKEKRRKKLKEVALKIARRVEEEGKSFTLEPMAAWERRVIHLALKDHPRVYTLSIGGEPYRRVVIAPK from the coding sequence TTGGAGGAGGCAAAGGAAAAGATTCTTCGGGAACTCGGAATGAGTGAGGAGGAGGTTGAGTGGGAGGTGTTGGAGGAAGAAAGGAGATTTCTGGGACTTTTAGGTCAGAAGGTTAAACTTCGGGGAAGGCCAAAATTGGCAGCTCATGTTGTTAAGGCGAAATCCCTTCTTAAGGAGCTTTTGAGATTAATGATGGTTGATGTAAGCGTGAGAGTTGCAGATGGGGACATGCTCATTATAGAGGGTAAAGACGCGGGTCTTCTTATAGGAAGAAGAGGAGCTACTCTAAGAGCTCTTGAAGAGTGGTTGAATATGGCAGTTTCCAAGGAGTTTTATCCAAAGCGAGTGGAGGTTGATGCGGGGGGATATAAGGAAAAAAGGAGGAAGAAGCTCAAGGAAGTAGCTTTGAAGATAGCAAGGAGGGTTGAAGAGGAAGGGAAGTCTTTCACGCTTGAACCAATGGCAGCTTGGGAGAGAAGGGTTATACATCTTGCGCTTAAAGATCATCCTCGGGTCTACACGCTAAGTATAGGAGGAGAACCTTATAGGAGGGTGGTTATAGCTCCTAAGTGA